A region of Polynucleobacter sp. JS-Mosq-20-D10 DNA encodes the following proteins:
- the earP gene encoding elongation factor P maturation arginine rhamnosyltransferase EarP: protein MRWDIFCQIVDNYGDAGVCWRLARSLTSLHSQDVRIFCDDLPTLNLLASGVDPEIKRRIDVQPWEASHNNSRHPVEAPDVVIEAFGCDLPARYLAGLLIDPKKPIIINLEYLTAEPWIVDFHQKASPQAHGIQKYFFFPGFQTNAGGILIDPVPKKSSLTEQLVPESLRASWKLLRPHTKRISVFCYPGVPLLRWLEDLATLDESFDIVLTHGQLEQLQFSSSHPTQVITLPDSIQLISIPFVSQDEYDWVLSQCDFNIVRGEDSFVRAQLAGKPFIWHIYPQEDRAHETKLAAFLDLYLEDASQELKHAVISAMTWAMPSKWHHSIDDWNTHSKAWRADLLEKQADGGLAARLMSFVA from the coding sequence ATGCGTTGGGATATTTTCTGTCAAATCGTAGACAACTATGGTGATGCCGGTGTTTGCTGGCGCCTAGCAAGAAGCTTAACAAGTCTTCATAGCCAAGACGTGCGCATTTTCTGTGACGATCTCCCAACCCTTAATTTACTCGCTTCTGGGGTTGACCCAGAAATCAAGCGTCGTATCGACGTCCAACCCTGGGAAGCAAGTCACAACAATAGCCGCCACCCTGTTGAAGCACCCGATGTGGTGATTGAGGCATTTGGATGCGATCTTCCAGCGCGTTACCTTGCAGGTCTACTGATTGACCCTAAAAAACCCATCATCATTAATCTGGAGTATTTAACTGCAGAGCCCTGGATTGTGGACTTTCATCAGAAAGCATCCCCGCAGGCGCATGGTATTCAGAAATACTTTTTCTTTCCTGGATTCCAGACTAATGCAGGCGGCATTTTGATTGACCCAGTCCCCAAGAAGTCATCGCTGACAGAACAATTGGTTCCCGAGAGCCTGCGGGCAAGCTGGAAGCTCTTACGACCACATACAAAACGCATCAGTGTTTTTTGCTACCCAGGCGTACCTCTCCTGAGATGGTTAGAAGATTTAGCGACATTAGATGAGAGCTTCGACATTGTGTTGACTCACGGTCAACTTGAGCAATTACAGTTCAGCTCCAGTCACCCTACTCAAGTCATTACCCTGCCCGACTCTATTCAACTAATCTCAATTCCTTTTGTGTCTCAAGATGAATATGATTGGGTTCTCTCTCAATGCGACTTCAACATTGTTCGAGGTGAGGATTCTTTTGTCCGAGCGCAGTTGGCTGGCAAGCCCTTCATCTGGCATATTTACCCCCAAGAAGATCGCGCGCACGAAACTAAGTTAGCTGCATTTTTAGATCTCTATCTCGAAGACGCATCACAAGAGCTTAAACATGCCGTCATTTCAGCAATGACTTGGGCAATGCCCAGCAAGTGGCATCACTCCATTGATGACTGGAATACCCATTCCAAGGCTTGGCGAGCGGATTTACTCGAAAAACAAGCCGATGGCGGCCTGGCAGCCCGTCTAATGAGCTTTGTGGCCTGA
- the efp gene encoding elongation factor P yields MKTAQELRVGNVVMIGTDAMVVLKAEYSRSGRNSSVVKMKFKNLLTGAPNEGVFKADDKFDVVILDKKDCTYSYFADPMYVFMDTEYNQYEVEAEFMGDALHYLEESMPCEVVFYEGKALSVAMPNSLVREIIYTEPAVKGDTSSGKVLKTAKLATGFELQVPLFCNTGDKIEIDTRTGEYRSRAN; encoded by the coding sequence ATGAAAACAGCACAAGAACTCCGCGTTGGTAACGTAGTCATGATTGGCACTGATGCCATGGTCGTTTTAAAAGCAGAATATAGCCGCTCAGGCCGTAACTCCTCCGTTGTAAAAATGAAATTCAAAAACTTGTTAACTGGTGCGCCTAACGAAGGCGTATTTAAAGCGGATGATAAGTTTGATGTGGTGATCTTGGATAAGAAAGATTGCACCTACTCTTACTTCGCAGATCCAATGTATGTATTTATGGATACTGAGTACAACCAATATGAAGTAGAGGCTGAATTCATGGGCGATGCATTGCATTACCTCGAAGAAAGCATGCCTTGCGAAGTCGTGTTCTACGAAGGTAAAGCACTCTCAGTAGCCATGCCAAACTCTTTGGTTCGTGAAATCATTTACACAGAGCCAGCGGTTAAAGGTGATACCAGCTCAGGCAAAGTGTTGAAGACTGCAAAATTGGCTACCGGCTTTGAATTGCAAGTGCCGTTGTTCTGCAACACCGGTGACAAGATCGAGATTGATACTCGTACTGGTGAATATCGTAGCCGCGCTAACTAA
- the nagZ gene encoding beta-N-acetylhexosaminidase, with the protein MTKSTMKPGPVTLDVVGLELNAEDRRRILHPLTGGVILFGRNFANRKQLTKLTAEIKKLRSDVLISIDHEGGRVQRCRTDGFTHLPAMRKLGELWGAKNKSTHSAQSAAIAMAAATACGYILAAELRACGVDFSFTPVLDLDFGRSGVIGDRAFSRDPQITFALAKSLNEGLRLAGMANCGKHFPGHGWAEADSHVAIPVDERPLEKILDDDAKPYEWLDLSLTAVMPAHVIYPQVDKNPAGFSKVWLHSILRQELGFEGVIFSDDLSMEGASVAGSVVKGADMALEAGCDAVLICNRPDLADQLLSQLKVSKAKHAESATRLNRLMPIATTLSWDELQGEAQYQHAKGLLQQLKLIA; encoded by the coding sequence ATGACTAAGTCGACTATGAAGCCGGGCCCAGTTACTTTAGATGTTGTTGGTCTCGAGTTAAATGCGGAGGATCGTCGTCGTATCTTGCATCCCCTTACCGGTGGCGTGATTTTGTTTGGCAGAAACTTTGCCAATCGTAAGCAACTCACTAAATTAACTGCAGAAATTAAAAAACTCCGTTCTGACGTATTGATCTCGATTGATCATGAGGGTGGACGTGTACAGCGCTGCAGAACGGACGGCTTCACCCATTTACCGGCTATGCGCAAGCTTGGTGAACTTTGGGGGGCCAAAAATAAATCGACCCATAGCGCTCAATCTGCTGCCATCGCTATGGCTGCAGCTACCGCCTGTGGATATATTCTAGCTGCCGAGTTAAGAGCTTGCGGCGTGGACTTTAGCTTTACTCCTGTCCTAGATTTGGACTTTGGTCGTAGCGGTGTAATCGGCGATCGTGCATTTAGTCGTGATCCGCAAATCACCTTTGCATTGGCTAAGAGTTTGAACGAAGGTCTACGACTTGCGGGTATGGCGAACTGCGGAAAGCATTTTCCAGGTCATGGCTGGGCAGAGGCGGATTCTCATGTGGCCATTCCGGTAGATGAGCGTCCATTAGAGAAAATTCTGGATGATGATGCTAAGCCTTACGAGTGGTTAGATCTGAGTTTGACTGCAGTAATGCCGGCTCACGTGATTTATCCACAAGTAGATAAAAACCCGGCGGGATTTTCTAAGGTTTGGCTGCACTCTATCTTGCGTCAAGAGTTAGGCTTTGAAGGTGTGATCTTTAGTGATGATCTTTCAATGGAGGGCGCCAGTGTTGCTGGTTCTGTGGTGAAGGGCGCTGACATGGCGCTTGAGGCAGGATGCGATGCAGTATTGATTTGCAATCGCCCTGATCTCGCAGATCAATTACTGAGTCAGCTAAAGGTTTCCAAGGCAAAACACGCTGAATCTGCAACTCGATTAAATCGCTTGATGCCGATTGCCACAACTCTTTCCTGGGATGAATTGCAAGGCGAAGCGCAATACCAGCATGCCAAAGGCTTACTCCAGCAGTTGAAGCTCATTGCCTAG
- the acpS gene encoding holo-ACP synthase — protein MIIGIGTDILRIERLQAAYDRTNGRLAEKILGPDEMLVFKHRLARNHKRGIAFLATRFAAKEAFSKAIGLGMRMPMTWRSLQTLNEPSGKPVTSYLGALAQFMQEKNWEAQVTVSDEQDMAIAHVIVVQK, from the coding sequence ATGATCATTGGCATAGGTACAGACATTTTGCGGATCGAGCGGCTTCAAGCTGCCTACGATCGCACCAATGGTCGCCTTGCTGAGAAGATCCTAGGGCCAGATGAGATGTTGGTTTTTAAACATCGCTTAGCCAGAAACCACAAACGGGGCATTGCTTTCTTGGCAACGCGGTTTGCTGCAAAAGAGGCATTCTCCAAAGCAATTGGCTTGGGCATGAGAATGCCAATGACCTGGCGCTCACTCCAAACATTGAATGAGCCTAGCGGTAAACCAGTTACTTCCTATTTGGGGGCACTTGCGCAATTTATGCAGGAAAAAAACTGGGAAGCGCAAGTCACTGTTAGCGATGAGCAAGACATGGCCATTGCCCACGTTATCGTAGTTCAAAAATAA
- the pdxJ gene encoding pyridoxine 5'-phosphate synthase: MSNPNILELGINIDHVATLRNARGTVYPDPLKAARLAEEAGADLITLHLREDRRHIKDADLLALRPLIRTRMNLECAVTPEMINIACRVQPHDVCLVPEKREEVTTEGGLDVVGHFDAVKAATVQLKAAGIRVSLFIDPEEKQIQAAKDAGATVVELHTGRYADLAGDQQKQELERIRKAAQFGVSIGLRVNAGHGLHEGNVTPVAAIAELSELNIGHAIVAEALFKGWQKAITDMKALMVQGRAKF, encoded by the coding sequence ATGAGCAACCCCAATATCCTTGAACTTGGTATCAATATTGATCACGTCGCTACTCTACGTAATGCACGTGGCACGGTCTATCCCGACCCATTAAAAGCTGCCCGCTTGGCCGAAGAGGCTGGTGCAGATTTAATTACCTTACATTTACGCGAAGATCGTCGCCATATTAAAGACGCAGATTTATTGGCGCTTCGCCCTTTGATTCGGACGCGCATGAACCTGGAGTGCGCCGTTACTCCCGAGATGATTAATATCGCCTGTCGGGTTCAGCCACATGATGTATGCCTCGTTCCTGAAAAGCGTGAAGAGGTCACTACTGAAGGCGGCTTAGATGTCGTAGGTCACTTTGATGCGGTGAAGGCAGCTACTGTGCAATTAAAAGCTGCTGGCATACGGGTTTCACTGTTTATTGACCCCGAAGAAAAGCAAATACAAGCGGCTAAAGATGCGGGTGCCACAGTAGTCGAATTGCATACTGGTCGCTACGCAGATCTGGCTGGTGATCAACAGAAGCAAGAGCTCGAGCGTATTAGAAAAGCAGCCCAGTTTGGAGTAAGTATTGGCTTACGAGTCAATGCAGGCCATGGTTTACACGAGGGTAATGTAACTCCAGTTGCTGCCATTGCTGAACTCTCTGAGCTCAACATTGGACACGCCATTGTTGCTGAAGCGCTCTTTAAGGGCTGGCAAAAAGCAATTACCGATATGAAAGCCCTGATGGTTCAGGGCAGGGCTAAATTTTAA
- the recO gene encoding DNA repair protein RecO — protein MASIRVADEPAFVLHSIPYKETSLILDVFTRQYGRMALIAKGAKRPHSVLRPVLQRFQPLLVSWSGKSELRTLTKSEWVGGTPSLVGDALLCGFYLNELLVKFLAREDDYEKLYDHYTDTISALSNLEFQSKGLEEILRPFELTLLQETGYAAALDRCVETNSAPISNEQYVYQPERGVRPAQGDDPGHWPVLSGKSLLAIAVGDFSDQETLSESKQLMRFLLGLHLQDQVLTTRQILIDLKKI, from the coding sequence ATGGCCTCCATTCGTGTTGCTGACGAACCTGCTTTTGTATTGCATAGCATTCCTTATAAGGAAACTAGCTTAATTCTAGATGTGTTTACTCGGCAATATGGCCGCATGGCGCTGATTGCTAAAGGCGCTAAGCGCCCACATTCGGTATTACGTCCAGTCTTACAGCGTTTTCAGCCGCTATTGGTTTCTTGGAGCGGCAAGTCCGAGCTGCGTACTTTAACGAAATCAGAGTGGGTTGGTGGCACACCATCTTTGGTGGGCGATGCTTTGCTCTGCGGCTTCTATCTCAATGAGTTGCTAGTGAAGTTTTTAGCTCGTGAAGACGACTATGAAAAACTCTACGACCATTACACCGATACAATCTCCGCCTTATCTAACCTCGAATTTCAATCTAAGGGATTAGAAGAAATTTTGCGCCCCTTTGAGTTAACACTCTTGCAGGAGACCGGCTATGCAGCAGCGCTAGATCGCTGCGTCGAAACCAATAGCGCCCCCATCTCAAATGAGCAATACGTCTATCAGCCAGAGCGTGGTGTCAGGCCGGCACAAGGGGATGATCCAGGCCACTGGCCAGTCTTGAGTGGTAAATCTCTGCTTGCCATCGCAGTGGGAGACTTTTCTGATCAAGAAACACTTTCTGAGAGCAAGCAGCTGATGCGCTTCTTGTTGGGCTTGCACCTGCAAGATCAGGTTCTGACTACCCGTCAGATTTTGATAGATCTAAAGAAAATCTAG